In one window of Cydia pomonella isolate Wapato2018A chromosome 16, ilCydPomo1, whole genome shotgun sequence DNA:
- the LOC133526116 gene encoding enoyl-CoA hydratase domain-containing protein 3, mitochondrial, whose protein sequence is MLATIERSIVSSCRLFHRSIHSQYLITNDANGTREITLNHEKTKNSLSLDMMNHLIEVINLNKDDTSLRAIVLSANGNVFSAGHNLKELQSSTGIDQHKLVFQRASELMKSIIQSPVPVIAKVNGFAAAAGCQLVATCDMIVCTDTSKFSTPGANFGIFCSTPGIAVGRCVPKSRAMYMLLTGLPLTAQEAYDSGLVTKVVPATQLDEEVNKIVESIKHKSRSVIALGKEFYYKQIDMKLLDAYGLGEQIMVDNINMDDGQEGIKSFVEKRKASWHHK, encoded by the exons atgctCGCCACAATAGAG agGAGTATTGTATCATCTTGCCGGCTTTTTCACCGAAGTATCCACAGTCAATATCTAATAACAAATGACGCGAATGGTACAAGAGAAATAACACTCAATCATGAGAAAACAAA AAATTCTTTATCTTTGGACATGATGAACCACCTCATAGAAGTTATCAATTTAAATAAGGATGATACCTCACTGAGAGCTATTGTTTTGTCTGCCAATGGCAATGTGTTTTCTGCTGGGCACAATCTGAAGGAATTA caaTCAAGCACTGGTATTGATCAACATAAATTAGTGTTCCAAAGAGCATCAGAGTTAATGAAGTCGATTATTCAAAGCCCAGTTCCTGTTATAGCGAAG GTGAATGGTTTTGCGGCTGCGGCGGGATGCCAGTTGGTTGCGACCTGTGATATGATTGTATGTACAGACACAAGCAAGTTCTCTACTCCTGG CGCCAACTTCGGAATATTCTGCTCGACCCCAGGGATAGCTGTTGGTAGATGTGTGCCAAAGTCTAGAGCTATGTATATGCTTTTAACGG GTTTGCCCTTAACGGCACAAGAGGCCTATGACAGTGGACTCGTCACCAAAGTGGTTCCCGCTACGCAACTAGATGAAGAAGTCAACAAAATAGTCGAAAGCATTAAACACAAAAGCAGAAGCGTCATTGCACTTGGAAAAGAGTTCTATTATAAACAAATTGATATGAAATTACTTGATGCTTATGGTTTAGGCGAACAGATAATGGtggataatataaatatggacGATGGACAGGAGGGAATTAAGAGCTTTGTGGAAAAACGTAAAGCCAGTTGGCATCACAAGTAA